The following are encoded together in the Pempheris klunzingeri isolate RE-2024b chromosome 24, fPemKlu1.hap1, whole genome shotgun sequence genome:
- the LOC139223571 gene encoding gap junction beta-6 protein-like, with translation MSWPALYAQLVGANRHSTSLGKIWLSVLFIFRVMVLVVAAESVWGDEQSDFTCNTLQPGCENVCYDQFFPVSHIRLWCLQLVFVSTPTLLVAMYVAYRNHRDKTRLLQGSGRAGLLSSKTQEEELDTLKKRRLPIAGALWWTYACSLVFRLLFEGGFMYALYVVYDGFQMPRLVQCDQWPCPNLVDCFISRPTEKTIFTVFMATASSICMVLNMAELAYLVAKAVTR, from the exons ATGTCTTGGCCGGCTCTGTACGCTCAGCTAGTCGGGGCAAACCGCCACTCCACCAGCCTGGGCAAGATCtggctctctgtgctgtttattttccGGGTCATGGTGCTGGTTGTAGCTGCTGAGAGCGTCTGGGGGGACGAGCAGTCTGACTTCACCTGTAACACACTACAG CCCGGCTGTGAGAACGTCTGCTATGATCAGTTCTTCCCTGTCTCCCACATCCGTCTCTGGTGTCTTCAGCTCGTCTTTGTCTCCACGCCGACGCTCCTGGTTGCCATGTATGTGGCCTATCGGAACCACCGCGATAAGACGAGGCTCCTGCAG GGTTCTGGCAGAGCTGGTCTCCTCAGCAGCAAAACCCAGGAGGAAGAGTTGGACACACTGAAGAAACGCAGACTCCCAATAGCTGGTGCCCTCTGGTGGACGTACGCCTGCAGCCTGGTGTTCAGGCTGCTGTTTGAAGGAGGCTTCAT GTACGCCCTGTACGTGGTATACGATGGCTTCCAGATGCCGCGGCTGGTGCAGTGTGACCAGTGGCCGTGTCCTAACCTGGTGGACTGTTTCATCTCACGGCCCACAGAGAAAACCATCTTCACCGTTTTCATGGCCACTGCCTCTTCCATCTGCATGGTCCTTAACATGGCCGAACTTGCATATCTTGTTGCCAAGGCTGTCACTAGGTAG
- the LOC139223482 gene encoding gap junction alpha-3 protein-like isoform X2 — protein sequence MGDWSFLGRLLENAQEHSTVIGKVWLTVLFIFRILVLGAAAEEVWGDEQSDFTCNTQQPGCENVCYDEAFPISHIRFWVLQIIFVSTPTLIYLGHVLHIVRMEEKRREREEELRKAGRHQEDHDPLYHNGVGDGGGGGKKEKPPIRDEHGKIRIRGALLRTYIFNIIFKTLFEVGFILGQYFLYGFHLRPLYKCGRWPCPNTVDCFISRPTEKTIFIIFMLVVACVSLLLNLLEIYHLGWKKVKQGVTNEFVPDTESLLLGGDEPGDAETIPEQTSPSVLDCLPTYATVKVVGVGAAAGGNYAFHPDDFLLEALPNSFYGNSEKASVGSHGQLTAMEQNWSNMALELNNLDGKNSSSSSPPLIPSPPTSASSTSHEETSPPLPQGEQHSTFPTLPRHTPLAPLTPESAVDEENHVATAPCMVPHDDFTVVTRAEMHQPPAAAAKDIRKPSRSSKSSGVRARPDDLAV from the exons ATGGGTGACTGGAGCTTTCTAGGGCGGCTGCTGGAGAATGCTCAAGAACACTCCACTGTGATTGGAAAG GTTTGGCTGACCGTCCTCTTCATCTTTCGCATCTTGGTGCTGGGCGCAGCAGCTGAGGAGGTCTGGGGTGACGAGCAGTCTGACTTTACTTGTAACACGCAGCAGCCCGGTTGCGAGAACGTCTGCTACGACGAGGCCTTCCCCATCTCCCACATCCGCTTCTGGGTGCTGCAGATCATCTTTGTCTCCACGCCCACCCTCATCTACCTGGGCCATGTGCTGCACATCGTCCgcatggaggagaagaggagggagagggaggaggagctcagAAAGGCCGGACGGCACCAGGAGGACCATGATCCTCTGTATCACAACGGGGTCGGtgacggaggaggaggcgggaaGAAGGAGAAGCCGCCAATTCGCGATGAGCACGGAAAGATCCGGATCCGTGGGGCGTTACTGAGGACGTACATCTTCAACATCATCTTCAAGACTCTGTTTGAGGTGGGCTTCATCCTGGGACAGTATTTCCTCTACGGCTTCCACCTGAGGCCGCTCTACAAATGTGGCCGCTGGCCCTGCCCCAATACTGTGGACTGCTTCATCTCCAG GCCCACTGAAAAGACaatcttcatcatctttatgCTGGTGGTcgcctgtgtctctctgctcctcaacCTGCTGGAGATCTACCACCTGGGCTGGAAGAAAGTCAAGCAGGGGGTCACCAATGAGTTTGTACCCGACACTGAGTCGCTGCTGCTGGGTGGAGACGAGCCCGGGGACGCAGAGACGATCCCCGAGCAGACCTCTCCATCAGTGCTCGACTGTTTGCCAACGTATGCCACCGTGAAAGTAGTGGGGGTCGGAGCAGCAGCGGGAGGAAACTACG CGTTCCACCCAGACGACTTCCTGTTGGAGGCCCTGCCCAATTCTTTTTATGGCAACAGCGAGAAAGCGAGTGTCGGGAGCCACGGGCAGCTGACGGCGATGGAGCAGAACTGGAGCAACATGGCGCTGGAGCTCAACAATCTGGATGGAAAAaactcatcctcctcctcccctcctctcattCCTTCCCCTCCCacctccgcctcctccacctctcatGAGGAGACAAGCCCACCGCTCCCACAAGGGGAACAACACTCCACGTTTCCTACACTCCCTCGTCATACCCCTCTTGCCCCCCTGACACCGGAGTCGGCGGTGGATGAGGAAAACCATGTCGCCACAGCACCTTGTATGGTCCCACATGACGACTTCACGGTGGTGACCAGGGCGGAGATGCAtcagcctcctgctgctgctgcgaaAGACATCCGGAAGCCAAGTCGGTCCAGCAAGAGCAGCGGCGTCCGAGCTCGCCCTGATGACCTGGCAGTGTAg
- the LOC139223482 gene encoding gap junction alpha-3 protein-like isoform X1: protein MGDWSFLGRLLENAQEHSTVIGKVWLTVLFIFRILVLGAAAEEVWGDEQSDFTCNTQQPGCENVCYDEAFPISHIRFWVLQIIFVSTPTLIYLGHVLHIVRMEEKRREREEELRKAGRHQEDHDPLYHNGVGDGGGGGKKEKPPIRDEHGKIRIRGALLRTYIFNIIFKTLFEVGFILGQYFLYGFHLRPLYKCGRWPCPNTVDCFISRPTEKTIFIIFMLVVACVSLLLNLLEIYHLGWKKVKQGVTNEFVPDTESLLLGGDEPGDAETIPEQTSPSVLDCLPTYATVKVVGVGAAAGGNYGPTETPVPTRLKMDGTAFHPDDFLLEALPNSFYGNSEKASVGSHGQLTAMEQNWSNMALELNNLDGKNSSSSSPPLIPSPPTSASSTSHEETSPPLPQGEQHSTFPTLPRHTPLAPLTPESAVDEENHVATAPCMVPHDDFTVVTRAEMHQPPAAAAKDIRKPSRSSKSSGVRARPDDLAV, encoded by the exons ATGGGTGACTGGAGCTTTCTAGGGCGGCTGCTGGAGAATGCTCAAGAACACTCCACTGTGATTGGAAAG GTTTGGCTGACCGTCCTCTTCATCTTTCGCATCTTGGTGCTGGGCGCAGCAGCTGAGGAGGTCTGGGGTGACGAGCAGTCTGACTTTACTTGTAACACGCAGCAGCCCGGTTGCGAGAACGTCTGCTACGACGAGGCCTTCCCCATCTCCCACATCCGCTTCTGGGTGCTGCAGATCATCTTTGTCTCCACGCCCACCCTCATCTACCTGGGCCATGTGCTGCACATCGTCCgcatggaggagaagaggagggagagggaggaggagctcagAAAGGCCGGACGGCACCAGGAGGACCATGATCCTCTGTATCACAACGGGGTCGGtgacggaggaggaggcgggaaGAAGGAGAAGCCGCCAATTCGCGATGAGCACGGAAAGATCCGGATCCGTGGGGCGTTACTGAGGACGTACATCTTCAACATCATCTTCAAGACTCTGTTTGAGGTGGGCTTCATCCTGGGACAGTATTTCCTCTACGGCTTCCACCTGAGGCCGCTCTACAAATGTGGCCGCTGGCCCTGCCCCAATACTGTGGACTGCTTCATCTCCAG GCCCACTGAAAAGACaatcttcatcatctttatgCTGGTGGTcgcctgtgtctctctgctcctcaacCTGCTGGAGATCTACCACCTGGGCTGGAAGAAAGTCAAGCAGGGGGTCACCAATGAGTTTGTACCCGACACTGAGTCGCTGCTGCTGGGTGGAGACGAGCCCGGGGACGCAGAGACGATCCCCGAGCAGACCTCTCCATCAGTGCTCGACTGTTTGCCAACGTATGCCACCGTGAAAGTAGTGGGGGTCGGAGCAGCAGCGGGAGGAAACTACGGTCCCACTGAGACCCCTGTGCCCACCAGACTCAAGATGGACGGCACAGCGTTCCACCCAGACGACTTCCTGTTGGAGGCCCTGCCCAATTCTTTTTATGGCAACAGCGAGAAAGCGAGTGTCGGGAGCCACGGGCAGCTGACGGCGATGGAGCAGAACTGGAGCAACATGGCGCTGGAGCTCAACAATCTGGATGGAAAAaactcatcctcctcctcccctcctctcattCCTTCCCCTCCCacctccgcctcctccacctctcatGAGGAGACAAGCCCACCGCTCCCACAAGGGGAACAACACTCCACGTTTCCTACACTCCCTCGTCATACCCCTCTTGCCCCCCTGACACCGGAGTCGGCGGTGGATGAGGAAAACCATGTCGCCACAGCACCTTGTATGGTCCCACATGACGACTTCACGGTGGTGACCAGGGCGGAGATGCAtcagcctcctgctgctgctgcgaaAGACATCCGGAAGCCAAGTCGGTCCAGCAAGAGCAGCGGCGTCCGAGCTCGCCCTGATGACCTGGCAGTGTAg
- the sap18 gene encoding histone deacetylase complex subunit SAP18 produces the protein MALESRITQEEIKKEPEKPIDREKTCPLLLRVFTTNSGRHHRTDEFARGNVPSSELQIYTWMDATLKELTSLVKEVYPEARKKGTHFSFAIVYPDPRGKVYRLKDIGNTVSGRKGTDDSMTLQSQRFQIGDYLDIAITPPNRAPPLSTRMRPF, from the exons ATGGCCCTTGAATCGCGGATCACACAGGAAGAAATCAAGAAGGAACCAGAGAAGCCCATCGACCGGGAAAAG ACCTGCCCCCTTCTGCTTCGAGTATTCACCACCAACAGTGGCCGACACCACAGAACAGATGAATTTGCGCGTGGCAACGTTCCCTCCAGCGAACTGCAGATATACACATG gatgGATGCTACTCTGAAGGAGCTGACCAGCCTGGTGAAGGAGGTGTATCCTGAGGCCAGGAAAAAGGGGACCCACTTCAGCTTTGCTATCGTCTACCCCGACCCCAGAGGGAAAGTGTACAG GTTGAAAGATATAGGCAACACTGTATCCGGCAGGAAGGGCACAGATGACTCCATGACATTGCAGTCTCAGCGCTTCCAGATTGGAGACTACCTGGACATAGCCATCACGCCACCCAACAGAGCCCCGCCCCTTAGCACGCGCATGAGGCCCTTCTGA
- the hpxb gene encoding hemopexin produces MELFTKTLFLCLALALANGAPVQPDAAVDDGDATLPDRCDGIEFDAITPDEKGITFFFKGAHLWKGYHGPAQLSNESFKELDDIHHIGHVDAAFRMHNKDNLGDHDHIYFFLDDKVFSYYNHTLEDGYPKEIQEDFPGVPTHLDAAVECPKGECQGDSVLFFKGHDVHFYDIATKTVKTKTWSHLPLCTSALRWLESYYCFHGHNFTKFHPVSGEVTGPYPKDARNYFMKCLNFGHGGDYKVRKCSDVKIDAITTDDEGKTYAFAGTIFMRLDTHRDGLHSFSITRAWKEVTGGVDAVFSYTDKIYMIKDDQVYIYKAAAHYTLIEGYPKTIKEELGIEGHVDAAFVCPNEHRVHLIQGRKIRSVDLTATPRTVTEDLPLPLSDIDAALCSAEGIKVYKGSQYYEYESPMLLAMSRIAPVPHNITSGMMGCQE; encoded by the exons ATGGAGCTGTTCACCAAAACTCTGTTTCTGTGCCTCGCACTTGCCCTCGCTAATGGAGCACCTGT GCAACCAGATGCAGCGGTAGACG ATGGAGATGCCACTCTGCCAGACCGGTGTGATGGTATTGAGTTTGATGCCATCACTCCTGATGAGAAAGGAATCACCTTCTTCTTCAAAG GTGCCCACTTGTGGAAGGGTTACCATGGTCCAGCTCAGCTCTCCAACGAGTCCTTCAAGGAGCTTGATGACATCCATCATATTGGCCATGTTGATGCTGCTTTCCGCATGCACAACAAAGACAACCTGGGCGACCACGATCACATCTATTTCTTCCTG GACGACAAAGTGTTCAGCTATTATAACCACACTCTGGAAGACGGGTATCCTAAAGAGATCCAAGAGGACTTCCCAGGAGTCCCCACTCATCTGGATGCTGCTGTAGAGTGTCCCAAAGGAGAATGTCAGGGCGACTCAGTTCTGTTCTTCAAAG GACACGATGTGCATTTTTACGATATTGCCACAAAGACAGTAAAGACCAAGACGTGGTCCCACCTGCCACTCTGCACCTCTGCTTTACGCTGGCTGGAGAGCTACTACTGTTTCCATGGACACAACTTCACCAAGTTCCACCCGGTGTCCGGAGAGGTGACTGGTCCCTACCCAAAGGATGCCCGCAATTACTTCATGAAGTGCCTCAACTTTG GTCATGGAGGTGATTATAAAGTCCGCAAATGCAGTGACGTCAAAATAGACGCCATCACCACTGATGATGAAGGGAAAACTTATGCCTTTGCAG GCACCATCTTTATGCGTCTGGACACCCATCGTGACGGCCTTCACTCTTTTTCAATCACCAGGGCGTGGAAGGAGGTGACCGGCGGGGTGGATGCTGTCTTTTCTTACACCGACAAAATCTACATGATTAAG GACGATCAGGTTTACATCTACAAAGCAGCTGCTCACTACACCTTGATTGAAGGCTACCCTAAAACCATCAAGGAGGAGCTTGGCATTGAAGGACACGTTGATGCCGCTTTTGTCTGCCCCAACGAACACAGAGTTCATTTAATCCAAG GACGCAAAATACGCTCTGTGGACCTTACAGCTACGCCCAGAACTGTGACCGAAGATCTGCCCTTGCCCTTGTCAGATAttgatgctgctctgtgcagtgcAGAGGGAATTAAGGTGTACAAAGGCTCACAGTATTACGAGTATGAGAGCCCAATGCTGCTAGCTATGAGCAGAATCGCCCCTGTGCCTCATAATATCACCTCAGGAATGATGGGATGTCAGGAGTAG
- the rtraf gene encoding RNA transcription, translation and transport factor protein, which yields MFRRKLTALDYHNPDGFDCTDETQFRNCIVWLEDQKIRHYKIEDRGNLRNILSSEWPQAYQKYLQDVNCPFGGPERQEALDWLLGLAVRYEYGDNVEKYKKCEPLAASSNTDKAVDPLVNLDSNSPDFKAGVTALANILKIQRHDDYLVMLKAIRILIQDRLSPEAITKASQNREGVPVALDKHILGFDTGDATLNEAAQILRLLHIEELRELQTKINEAIVAVQAIIADPKTDHRLGKVGR from the exons ATGTTTCGGAGAAAACTGACAGCGCTGGATTATCACAACCCTGATGGATTTGACTGCACAG atGAGACACAGTTCAGGAACTGCATCGTGTGGCTGGAGGACCAGAAGATCCGACATTATAAGATAGAGGACAGAGGAAACCTGAGGAACATCCTCAGCTCAGAGTGGCCCCAAGCCTACCAGAAG TACCTGCAGGACGTGAACTGTCCATTTGGAGGTCCGGAGAGGCAGGAGGCTTTAGACTGGCTACTGGGCCTGGCTGTAAGATATGAATATGGAGACAATG TGGAGAAGTATAAGAAATGTGAACCGCTGGCAGCCTCCAGCAACACAGACAAAGCCGTGGACCCTCTCGTCAACCTTGACA gtaACTCTCCAGATTTCAAAGCAGGAGTGACGGCTCTGGCCAACATCCTGAAGATACAACGACATGACGACTACCTGGTTATGCTCAAG GCCATTCGTATTCTGATCCAGGACAGACTTTCCCCAGAAGCCATCACCAAAGCCAGCCAGAACAGAGAG GGTGTTCCAGTAGCTTTAGACAAGCACATCTTGGGTTTCGACACTGGAG ACGCGACTCTGAACGAAGCGGCTCAGATCCTGCGCCTGCTGCACATCGAGGAGCTGAGGGAGCTCCAGACCAAGATCAACGAGGCCATCGTAGCCGTTCAGGCCATCATAGCCGACCCCAAGACAGACCACAGGCTGGGCAAGGTCGGCAGATGA